Proteins from a single region of Hermetia illucens chromosome 3, iHerIll2.2.curated.20191125, whole genome shotgun sequence:
- the LOC119651012 gene encoding sex determination protein fruitless isoform X1 yields the protein MMSTSADFFGHPYALFRGPPTTMRPRESPIPAFALDLQITNKRNIDTIPPPPPPPATPPPTRYSTDQGAMDQQFCLRWNNHPTNLTGVLTSLLQREALCDVTLACEGETVKAHQTILSACSPYFETIFLQNNHPHPIIYLKDVRYSEMRSLLDFMYKGEVNVGQSSLPMFLKTAESLQVRGLTDNNNLNYRTDNDKNRESAASSPSSKMHFERESRERERDRDRDRERDRDQHRSSSLGASTGLCLSDRAPSVGLDRERDRADSREDLLQQDYSKDRDRDREMSTTPVDHNISSKRRRKNSSNCDNSLTSTHNANVQERHYTQDSQASSHSNFKSSPVPKSDSEDPVRRDSPLSNQGAAASLSQSLSIKQELMDAQQHHSSLPPELLPKTVVFGSPRQHNEQMLPTITMLTTTPSVAHQQISLQHHPQPQQSRSYHQTQHYQSSMAQTQPPPLHQRQQQPIQQIEKQLHQIHQQQQHLSSIQKHIKTWIPPEHGGVGLSLVGNTESALHRYLVSSNESIRISPVGKYQSEPHRHESVIQSPNSRGPSQVSVYGYHQSAGGNVAPTTRKTGRFRANWLDQFEWLKYDETSNTMYCTYCRRWSNEIPDIRTSFVEGNSNFRLEIVNHHNKCKSHRLCHDRELLDQQQQLQVSTSKPQAEPSESALTISLAGHSQQVEPPLTKMEISSASTVSSPSVQDSPNISAMPPSTTQTTESRTPADIIGEESKGNT from the exons GTACAGCACTGACCAAGGAGCAATGGACCAGCAATTCTGTCTTCGCTGGAACAATCATCCGACCAATTTAACAGGTGTGCTTACCTCCCTGCTTCAAAGGGAGGCACTTTGCGATGTCACGTTGGCATGTGAAGGCGAAACTGTTAAG GCACATCAAACAATACTGTCAGCATGTAGCCCATACTTTGAAACTATCTTCCTACAAAATAATCATCCCCATCCtataatttatttgaaagatgTGCGATATTCAGAAATGCGGTCATTACTTGATTTCATGTACAAAGGCGAAGTAAATGTTGGCCAAAGTTCATTACCGATGTTTCTTAAAACAGCAGAAAGTCTTCAA GTTCGAGGACttacagataataataatttaaattacCGTACCGATAATGATAAAAATCGTGAATCGGCGGCATCATCGCCTTCAAGTAAAATGCATTTTGAGCGTGAAAGTCGTGAAAGAGAACGCGATCGCGATAGAGATCGTGAACGTGATCGTGATCAACATCGTAGTAGCAGTTTAGGTGCAAGCACCGGATTATGCTTAAGTGATCGGGCACCAAGTGTCGGTTTGGATCGGGAACGTGATCGTGCTGATAGTCGTGAGGATTTATTACAACAAGATTATAGTAAGGACAGGGATCGTGATAGAGAAATGTCCACAACTCCCGTGGATCATAATATTAGTAGTAAGAGAAGACGTAAAAACTCATCCAACTGTGATAATTCGTTGACCTCGACGCATAATGCCAATGTACAGGAGAGACATTACACTCAGGATTCCCAG GCATCCTCTCATAGTAACTTCAAATCAAGTCCCGTGCCAAAATCCGATTCGGAAGATCCGGTGCGACGTGATTCGCCGTTGTCAAATCAAGGAGCTGCTGCTAGTCTCAGTCAATCGCTTAGTATTAAACAAGAGTTAATGGATGCACAGCAGCATCACTCGTCATTACCGCCAGAATTGTTGCCG AAGACTGTGGTGTTTGGAAGTCCTCGGCAACATAATGAGCAAATGTTACCAACAATAACAATGTTAACTACCACACCATCGGTTGCCCATCAGCAAATTTCTTTGCAGCACCACCCACAGCCCCAACAATCACGTAGCTATCATCAAACCCAGCATTATcagtcatcaatggcgcaaacaCAACCACCACCCCTCCACCAACGCCAGCAGCAGCCAATTCAACAAATTGAGAAACAATTACATCAAATCCACCAGCAACAGCAACATCTCTCTTCCATACAGAAACATATAAAAACTTGGATACCCCCTGAGCATGGGGGTGTTGGACTAAGTCTGGTTGGAAACACTGAGAGTGCTCTTCACAGATATCTAGTGAGTTCAAATGAATCGATTCGTATCTCCCCGGTTGGAAAGTATCAGAGCGAGCCCCATCGTCATGAAAGTGTTATCCAATCCCCAAACTCACGAGGTCCATCCCAAGTTTCTGTTTACGGCTACCATCAATCCGCAGGTGGGAACGTTGCTCCAACAACACGGAAAACAGGGAGATTCCGCGCAAATTGGCTCGATCAATTCGAATGGCTAAAATATGACGAAACAAGCAACACAATGTACTGTACATACTGCAGACGGTGGTCAAACGAGATACCAGATATCCGCACATCCTTTGTAGAGGGAAATTCTAACTTCCGATTAGAGATCGTGAACCACCATAATAAGTGCAAATCCCACAGACTATGCCATGATAGAGAACTGCTCGATCAGCAGCAGCAACTTCAAGTGTCCACCAGCAAACCTCAGGCAGAACCATCCGAATCAGCGCTGACAATATCACTTGCAGGTCATAGTCAGCAAGTAGAACCACCTTTAACCAAAATGGAAATCAGTAGCGCATCTACTGTTTCGTCTCCAAGTGTGCAGGATTCACCTAATATTTCAGCAATGCCTCCCTCTACAACGCAAACAACAGAAAGCAGGACACCAGCCGATATTATCGGGGAAGAATCTAAAGGAAACACTTGA
- the LOC119651012 gene encoding myb-like protein Q isoform X2, which translates to MRRKRYSTDQGAMDQQFCLRWNNHPTNLTGVLTSLLQREALCDVTLACEGETVKAHQTILSACSPYFETIFLQNNHPHPIIYLKDVRYSEMRSLLDFMYKGEVNVGQSSLPMFLKTAESLQVRGLTDNNNLNYRTDNDKNRESAASSPSSKMHFERESRERERDRDRDRERDRDQHRSSSLGASTGLCLSDRAPSVGLDRERDRADSREDLLQQDYSKDRDRDREMSTTPVDHNISSKRRRKNSSNCDNSLTSTHNANVQERHYTQDSQASSHSNFKSSPVPKSDSEDPVRRDSPLSNQGAAASLSQSLSIKQELMDAQQHHSSLPPELLPKTVVFGSPRQHNEQMLPTITMLTTTPSVAHQQISLQHHPQPQQSRSYHQTQHYQSSMAQTQPPPLHQRQQQPIQQIEKQLHQIHQQQQHLSSIQKHIKTWIPPEHGGVGLSLVGNTESALHRYLVSSNESIRISPVGKYQSEPHRHESVIQSPNSRGPSQVSVYGYHQSAGGNVAPTTRKTGRFRANWLDQFEWLKYDETSNTMYCTYCRRWSNEIPDIRTSFVEGNSNFRLEIVNHHNKCKSHRLCHDRELLDQQQQLQVSTSKPQAEPSESALTISLAGHSQQVEPPLTKMEISSASTVSSPSVQDSPNISAMPPSTTQTTESRTPADIIGEESKGNT; encoded by the exons GTACAGCACTGACCAAGGAGCAATGGACCAGCAATTCTGTCTTCGCTGGAACAATCATCCGACCAATTTAACAGGTGTGCTTACCTCCCTGCTTCAAAGGGAGGCACTTTGCGATGTCACGTTGGCATGTGAAGGCGAAACTGTTAAG GCACATCAAACAATACTGTCAGCATGTAGCCCATACTTTGAAACTATCTTCCTACAAAATAATCATCCCCATCCtataatttatttgaaagatgTGCGATATTCAGAAATGCGGTCATTACTTGATTTCATGTACAAAGGCGAAGTAAATGTTGGCCAAAGTTCATTACCGATGTTTCTTAAAACAGCAGAAAGTCTTCAA GTTCGAGGACttacagataataataatttaaattacCGTACCGATAATGATAAAAATCGTGAATCGGCGGCATCATCGCCTTCAAGTAAAATGCATTTTGAGCGTGAAAGTCGTGAAAGAGAACGCGATCGCGATAGAGATCGTGAACGTGATCGTGATCAACATCGTAGTAGCAGTTTAGGTGCAAGCACCGGATTATGCTTAAGTGATCGGGCACCAAGTGTCGGTTTGGATCGGGAACGTGATCGTGCTGATAGTCGTGAGGATTTATTACAACAAGATTATAGTAAGGACAGGGATCGTGATAGAGAAATGTCCACAACTCCCGTGGATCATAATATTAGTAGTAAGAGAAGACGTAAAAACTCATCCAACTGTGATAATTCGTTGACCTCGACGCATAATGCCAATGTACAGGAGAGACATTACACTCAGGATTCCCAG GCATCCTCTCATAGTAACTTCAAATCAAGTCCCGTGCCAAAATCCGATTCGGAAGATCCGGTGCGACGTGATTCGCCGTTGTCAAATCAAGGAGCTGCTGCTAGTCTCAGTCAATCGCTTAGTATTAAACAAGAGTTAATGGATGCACAGCAGCATCACTCGTCATTACCGCCAGAATTGTTGCCG AAGACTGTGGTGTTTGGAAGTCCTCGGCAACATAATGAGCAAATGTTACCAACAATAACAATGTTAACTACCACACCATCGGTTGCCCATCAGCAAATTTCTTTGCAGCACCACCCACAGCCCCAACAATCACGTAGCTATCATCAAACCCAGCATTATcagtcatcaatggcgcaaacaCAACCACCACCCCTCCACCAACGCCAGCAGCAGCCAATTCAACAAATTGAGAAACAATTACATCAAATCCACCAGCAACAGCAACATCTCTCTTCCATACAGAAACATATAAAAACTTGGATACCCCCTGAGCATGGGGGTGTTGGACTAAGTCTGGTTGGAAACACTGAGAGTGCTCTTCACAGATATCTAGTGAGTTCAAATGAATCGATTCGTATCTCCCCGGTTGGAAAGTATCAGAGCGAGCCCCATCGTCATGAAAGTGTTATCCAATCCCCAAACTCACGAGGTCCATCCCAAGTTTCTGTTTACGGCTACCATCAATCCGCAGGTGGGAACGTTGCTCCAACAACACGGAAAACAGGGAGATTCCGCGCAAATTGGCTCGATCAATTCGAATGGCTAAAATATGACGAAACAAGCAACACAATGTACTGTACATACTGCAGACGGTGGTCAAACGAGATACCAGATATCCGCACATCCTTTGTAGAGGGAAATTCTAACTTCCGATTAGAGATCGTGAACCACCATAATAAGTGCAAATCCCACAGACTATGCCATGATAGAGAACTGCTCGATCAGCAGCAGCAACTTCAAGTGTCCACCAGCAAACCTCAGGCAGAACCATCCGAATCAGCGCTGACAATATCACTTGCAGGTCATAGTCAGCAAGTAGAACCACCTTTAACCAAAATGGAAATCAGTAGCGCATCTACTGTTTCGTCTCCAAGTGTGCAGGATTCACCTAATATTTCAGCAATGCCTCCCTCTACAACGCAAACAACAGAAAGCAGGACACCAGCCGATATTATCGGGGAAGAATCTAAAGGAAACACTTGA
- the LOC119651012 gene encoding myb-like protein Q isoform X4 — protein MRWYSTDQGAMDQQFCLRWNNHPTNLTGVLTSLLQREALCDVTLACEGETVKAHQTILSACSPYFETIFLQNNHPHPIIYLKDVRYSEMRSLLDFMYKGEVNVGQSSLPMFLKTAESLQVRGLTDNNNLNYRTDNDKNRESAASSPSSKMHFERESRERERDRDRDRERDRDQHRSSSLGASTGLCLSDRAPSVGLDRERDRADSREDLLQQDYSKDRDRDREMSTTPVDHNISSKRRRKNSSNCDNSLTSTHNANVQERHYTQDSQASSHSNFKSSPVPKSDSEDPVRRDSPLSNQGAAASLSQSLSIKQELMDAQQHHSSLPPELLPKTVVFGSPRQHNEQMLPTITMLTTTPSVAHQQISLQHHPQPQQSRSYHQTQHYQSSMAQTQPPPLHQRQQQPIQQIEKQLHQIHQQQQHLSSIQKHIKTWIPPEHGGVGLSLVGNTESALHRYLVSSNESIRISPVGKYQSEPHRHESVIQSPNSRGPSQVSVYGYHQSAGGNVAPTTRKTGRFRANWLDQFEWLKYDETSNTMYCTYCRRWSNEIPDIRTSFVEGNSNFRLEIVNHHNKCKSHRLCHDRELLDQQQQLQVSTSKPQAEPSESALTISLAGHSQQVEPPLTKMEISSASTVSSPSVQDSPNISAMPPSTTQTTESRTPADIIGEESKGNT, from the exons GTACAGCACTGACCAAGGAGCAATGGACCAGCAATTCTGTCTTCGCTGGAACAATCATCCGACCAATTTAACAGGTGTGCTTACCTCCCTGCTTCAAAGGGAGGCACTTTGCGATGTCACGTTGGCATGTGAAGGCGAAACTGTTAAG GCACATCAAACAATACTGTCAGCATGTAGCCCATACTTTGAAACTATCTTCCTACAAAATAATCATCCCCATCCtataatttatttgaaagatgTGCGATATTCAGAAATGCGGTCATTACTTGATTTCATGTACAAAGGCGAAGTAAATGTTGGCCAAAGTTCATTACCGATGTTTCTTAAAACAGCAGAAAGTCTTCAA GTTCGAGGACttacagataataataatttaaattacCGTACCGATAATGATAAAAATCGTGAATCGGCGGCATCATCGCCTTCAAGTAAAATGCATTTTGAGCGTGAAAGTCGTGAAAGAGAACGCGATCGCGATAGAGATCGTGAACGTGATCGTGATCAACATCGTAGTAGCAGTTTAGGTGCAAGCACCGGATTATGCTTAAGTGATCGGGCACCAAGTGTCGGTTTGGATCGGGAACGTGATCGTGCTGATAGTCGTGAGGATTTATTACAACAAGATTATAGTAAGGACAGGGATCGTGATAGAGAAATGTCCACAACTCCCGTGGATCATAATATTAGTAGTAAGAGAAGACGTAAAAACTCATCCAACTGTGATAATTCGTTGACCTCGACGCATAATGCCAATGTACAGGAGAGACATTACACTCAGGATTCCCAG GCATCCTCTCATAGTAACTTCAAATCAAGTCCCGTGCCAAAATCCGATTCGGAAGATCCGGTGCGACGTGATTCGCCGTTGTCAAATCAAGGAGCTGCTGCTAGTCTCAGTCAATCGCTTAGTATTAAACAAGAGTTAATGGATGCACAGCAGCATCACTCGTCATTACCGCCAGAATTGTTGCCG AAGACTGTGGTGTTTGGAAGTCCTCGGCAACATAATGAGCAAATGTTACCAACAATAACAATGTTAACTACCACACCATCGGTTGCCCATCAGCAAATTTCTTTGCAGCACCACCCACAGCCCCAACAATCACGTAGCTATCATCAAACCCAGCATTATcagtcatcaatggcgcaaacaCAACCACCACCCCTCCACCAACGCCAGCAGCAGCCAATTCAACAAATTGAGAAACAATTACATCAAATCCACCAGCAACAGCAACATCTCTCTTCCATACAGAAACATATAAAAACTTGGATACCCCCTGAGCATGGGGGTGTTGGACTAAGTCTGGTTGGAAACACTGAGAGTGCTCTTCACAGATATCTAGTGAGTTCAAATGAATCGATTCGTATCTCCCCGGTTGGAAAGTATCAGAGCGAGCCCCATCGTCATGAAAGTGTTATCCAATCCCCAAACTCACGAGGTCCATCCCAAGTTTCTGTTTACGGCTACCATCAATCCGCAGGTGGGAACGTTGCTCCAACAACACGGAAAACAGGGAGATTCCGCGCAAATTGGCTCGATCAATTCGAATGGCTAAAATATGACGAAACAAGCAACACAATGTACTGTACATACTGCAGACGGTGGTCAAACGAGATACCAGATATCCGCACATCCTTTGTAGAGGGAAATTCTAACTTCCGATTAGAGATCGTGAACCACCATAATAAGTGCAAATCCCACAGACTATGCCATGATAGAGAACTGCTCGATCAGCAGCAGCAACTTCAAGTGTCCACCAGCAAACCTCAGGCAGAACCATCCGAATCAGCGCTGACAATATCACTTGCAGGTCATAGTCAGCAAGTAGAACCACCTTTAACCAAAATGGAAATCAGTAGCGCATCTACTGTTTCGTCTCCAAGTGTGCAGGATTCACCTAATATTTCAGCAATGCCTCCCTCTACAACGCAAACAACAGAAAGCAGGACACCAGCCGATATTATCGGGGAAGAATCTAAAGGAAACACTTGA
- the LOC119651012 gene encoding myb-like protein Q isoform X5 — protein MDQQFCLRWNNHPTNLTGVLTSLLQREALCDVTLACEGETVKAHQTILSACSPYFETIFLQNNHPHPIIYLKDVRYSEMRSLLDFMYKGEVNVGQSSLPMFLKTAESLQVRGLTDNNNLNYRTDNDKNRESAASSPSSKMHFERESRERERDRDRDRERDRDQHRSSSLGASTGLCLSDRAPSVGLDRERDRADSREDLLQQDYSKDRDRDREMSTTPVDHNISSKRRRKNSSNCDNSLTSTHNANVQERHYTQDSQASSHSNFKSSPVPKSDSEDPVRRDSPLSNQGAAASLSQSLSIKQELMDAQQHHSSLPPELLPKTVVFGSPRQHNEQMLPTITMLTTTPSVAHQQISLQHHPQPQQSRSYHQTQHYQSSMAQTQPPPLHQRQQQPIQQIEKQLHQIHQQQQHLSSIQKHIKTWIPPEHGGVGLSLVGNTESALHRYLVSSNESIRISPVGKYQSEPHRHESVIQSPNSRGPSQVSVYGYHQSAGGNVAPTTRKTGRFRANWLDQFEWLKYDETSNTMYCTYCRRWSNEIPDIRTSFVEGNSNFRLEIVNHHNKCKSHRLCHDRELLDQQQQLQVSTSKPQAEPSESALTISLAGHSQQVEPPLTKMEISSASTVSSPSVQDSPNISAMPPSTTQTTESRTPADIIGEESKGNT, from the exons ATGGACCAGCAATTCTGTCTTCGCTGGAACAATCATCCGACCAATTTAACAGGTGTGCTTACCTCCCTGCTTCAAAGGGAGGCACTTTGCGATGTCACGTTGGCATGTGAAGGCGAAACTGTTAAG GCACATCAAACAATACTGTCAGCATGTAGCCCATACTTTGAAACTATCTTCCTACAAAATAATCATCCCCATCCtataatttatttgaaagatgTGCGATATTCAGAAATGCGGTCATTACTTGATTTCATGTACAAAGGCGAAGTAAATGTTGGCCAAAGTTCATTACCGATGTTTCTTAAAACAGCAGAAAGTCTTCAA GTTCGAGGACttacagataataataatttaaattacCGTACCGATAATGATAAAAATCGTGAATCGGCGGCATCATCGCCTTCAAGTAAAATGCATTTTGAGCGTGAAAGTCGTGAAAGAGAACGCGATCGCGATAGAGATCGTGAACGTGATCGTGATCAACATCGTAGTAGCAGTTTAGGTGCAAGCACCGGATTATGCTTAAGTGATCGGGCACCAAGTGTCGGTTTGGATCGGGAACGTGATCGTGCTGATAGTCGTGAGGATTTATTACAACAAGATTATAGTAAGGACAGGGATCGTGATAGAGAAATGTCCACAACTCCCGTGGATCATAATATTAGTAGTAAGAGAAGACGTAAAAACTCATCCAACTGTGATAATTCGTTGACCTCGACGCATAATGCCAATGTACAGGAGAGACATTACACTCAGGATTCCCAG GCATCCTCTCATAGTAACTTCAAATCAAGTCCCGTGCCAAAATCCGATTCGGAAGATCCGGTGCGACGTGATTCGCCGTTGTCAAATCAAGGAGCTGCTGCTAGTCTCAGTCAATCGCTTAGTATTAAACAAGAGTTAATGGATGCACAGCAGCATCACTCGTCATTACCGCCAGAATTGTTGCCG AAGACTGTGGTGTTTGGAAGTCCTCGGCAACATAATGAGCAAATGTTACCAACAATAACAATGTTAACTACCACACCATCGGTTGCCCATCAGCAAATTTCTTTGCAGCACCACCCACAGCCCCAACAATCACGTAGCTATCATCAAACCCAGCATTATcagtcatcaatggcgcaaacaCAACCACCACCCCTCCACCAACGCCAGCAGCAGCCAATTCAACAAATTGAGAAACAATTACATCAAATCCACCAGCAACAGCAACATCTCTCTTCCATACAGAAACATATAAAAACTTGGATACCCCCTGAGCATGGGGGTGTTGGACTAAGTCTGGTTGGAAACACTGAGAGTGCTCTTCACAGATATCTAGTGAGTTCAAATGAATCGATTCGTATCTCCCCGGTTGGAAAGTATCAGAGCGAGCCCCATCGTCATGAAAGTGTTATCCAATCCCCAAACTCACGAGGTCCATCCCAAGTTTCTGTTTACGGCTACCATCAATCCGCAGGTGGGAACGTTGCTCCAACAACACGGAAAACAGGGAGATTCCGCGCAAATTGGCTCGATCAATTCGAATGGCTAAAATATGACGAAACAAGCAACACAATGTACTGTACATACTGCAGACGGTGGTCAAACGAGATACCAGATATCCGCACATCCTTTGTAGAGGGAAATTCTAACTTCCGATTAGAGATCGTGAACCACCATAATAAGTGCAAATCCCACAGACTATGCCATGATAGAGAACTGCTCGATCAGCAGCAGCAACTTCAAGTGTCCACCAGCAAACCTCAGGCAGAACCATCCGAATCAGCGCTGACAATATCACTTGCAGGTCATAGTCAGCAAGTAGAACCACCTTTAACCAAAATGGAAATCAGTAGCGCATCTACTGTTTCGTCTCCAAGTGTGCAGGATTCACCTAATATTTCAGCAATGCCTCCCTCTACAACGCAAACAACAGAAAGCAGGACACCAGCCGATATTATCGGGGAAGAATCTAAAGGAAACACTTGA
- the LOC119651012 gene encoding sex determination protein fruitless isoform X3 has product MKRYSTDQGAMDQQFCLRWNNHPTNLTGVLTSLLQREALCDVTLACEGETVKAHQTILSACSPYFETIFLQNNHPHPIIYLKDVRYSEMRSLLDFMYKGEVNVGQSSLPMFLKTAESLQVRGLTDNNNLNYRTDNDKNRESAASSPSSKMHFERESRERERDRDRDRERDRDQHRSSSLGASTGLCLSDRAPSVGLDRERDRADSREDLLQQDYSKDRDRDREMSTTPVDHNISSKRRRKNSSNCDNSLTSTHNANVQERHYTQDSQASSHSNFKSSPVPKSDSEDPVRRDSPLSNQGAAASLSQSLSIKQELMDAQQHHSSLPPELLPKTVVFGSPRQHNEQMLPTITMLTTTPSVAHQQISLQHHPQPQQSRSYHQTQHYQSSMAQTQPPPLHQRQQQPIQQIEKQLHQIHQQQQHLSSIQKHIKTWIPPEHGGVGLSLVGNTESALHRYLVSSNESIRISPVGKYQSEPHRHESVIQSPNSRGPSQVSVYGYHQSAGGNVAPTTRKTGRFRANWLDQFEWLKYDETSNTMYCTYCRRWSNEIPDIRTSFVEGNSNFRLEIVNHHNKCKSHRLCHDRELLDQQQQLQVSTSKPQAEPSESALTISLAGHSQQVEPPLTKMEISSASTVSSPSVQDSPNISAMPPSTTQTTESRTPADIIGEESKGNT; this is encoded by the exons GTACAGCACTGACCAAGGAGCAATGGACCAGCAATTCTGTCTTCGCTGGAACAATCATCCGACCAATTTAACAGGTGTGCTTACCTCCCTGCTTCAAAGGGAGGCACTTTGCGATGTCACGTTGGCATGTGAAGGCGAAACTGTTAAG GCACATCAAACAATACTGTCAGCATGTAGCCCATACTTTGAAACTATCTTCCTACAAAATAATCATCCCCATCCtataatttatttgaaagatgTGCGATATTCAGAAATGCGGTCATTACTTGATTTCATGTACAAAGGCGAAGTAAATGTTGGCCAAAGTTCATTACCGATGTTTCTTAAAACAGCAGAAAGTCTTCAA GTTCGAGGACttacagataataataatttaaattacCGTACCGATAATGATAAAAATCGTGAATCGGCGGCATCATCGCCTTCAAGTAAAATGCATTTTGAGCGTGAAAGTCGTGAAAGAGAACGCGATCGCGATAGAGATCGTGAACGTGATCGTGATCAACATCGTAGTAGCAGTTTAGGTGCAAGCACCGGATTATGCTTAAGTGATCGGGCACCAAGTGTCGGTTTGGATCGGGAACGTGATCGTGCTGATAGTCGTGAGGATTTATTACAACAAGATTATAGTAAGGACAGGGATCGTGATAGAGAAATGTCCACAACTCCCGTGGATCATAATATTAGTAGTAAGAGAAGACGTAAAAACTCATCCAACTGTGATAATTCGTTGACCTCGACGCATAATGCCAATGTACAGGAGAGACATTACACTCAGGATTCCCAG GCATCCTCTCATAGTAACTTCAAATCAAGTCCCGTGCCAAAATCCGATTCGGAAGATCCGGTGCGACGTGATTCGCCGTTGTCAAATCAAGGAGCTGCTGCTAGTCTCAGTCAATCGCTTAGTATTAAACAAGAGTTAATGGATGCACAGCAGCATCACTCGTCATTACCGCCAGAATTGTTGCCG AAGACTGTGGTGTTTGGAAGTCCTCGGCAACATAATGAGCAAATGTTACCAACAATAACAATGTTAACTACCACACCATCGGTTGCCCATCAGCAAATTTCTTTGCAGCACCACCCACAGCCCCAACAATCACGTAGCTATCATCAAACCCAGCATTATcagtcatcaatggcgcaaacaCAACCACCACCCCTCCACCAACGCCAGCAGCAGCCAATTCAACAAATTGAGAAACAATTACATCAAATCCACCAGCAACAGCAACATCTCTCTTCCATACAGAAACATATAAAAACTTGGATACCCCCTGAGCATGGGGGTGTTGGACTAAGTCTGGTTGGAAACACTGAGAGTGCTCTTCACAGATATCTAGTGAGTTCAAATGAATCGATTCGTATCTCCCCGGTTGGAAAGTATCAGAGCGAGCCCCATCGTCATGAAAGTGTTATCCAATCCCCAAACTCACGAGGTCCATCCCAAGTTTCTGTTTACGGCTACCATCAATCCGCAGGTGGGAACGTTGCTCCAACAACACGGAAAACAGGGAGATTCCGCGCAAATTGGCTCGATCAATTCGAATGGCTAAAATATGACGAAACAAGCAACACAATGTACTGTACATACTGCAGACGGTGGTCAAACGAGATACCAGATATCCGCACATCCTTTGTAGAGGGAAATTCTAACTTCCGATTAGAGATCGTGAACCACCATAATAAGTGCAAATCCCACAGACTATGCCATGATAGAGAACTGCTCGATCAGCAGCAGCAACTTCAAGTGTCCACCAGCAAACCTCAGGCAGAACCATCCGAATCAGCGCTGACAATATCACTTGCAGGTCATAGTCAGCAAGTAGAACCACCTTTAACCAAAATGGAAATCAGTAGCGCATCTACTGTTTCGTCTCCAAGTGTGCAGGATTCACCTAATATTTCAGCAATGCCTCCCTCTACAACGCAAACAACAGAAAGCAGGACACCAGCCGATATTATCGGGGAAGAATCTAAAGGAAACACTTGA